From Streptomyces chrestomyceticus JCM 4735, one genomic window encodes:
- a CDS encoding class I SAM-dependent methyltransferase: protein MTAEEMTPYGREAARVADQVATRYAEVAPAHQHSQIAVVERLLTRLPRGARALDAGCGTGRPTCAQLCAGGLDVTGIDVSEAMLAAARANVPQARFLQLDLLGEQATGLGTFDAVVSFFCLMNLPEPVFVSALARFASLAGRDGTVVVGVPERPGDTPVEGLYGTYQPPRCTRQDLRHRAEQAGLAVEEIEVRPGTGLMGAEEEHLFLYARPVPPGASAASPADHSG from the coding sequence ATGACAGCAGAGGAAATGACTCCGTACGGCAGAGAGGCCGCGCGAGTGGCCGATCAAGTCGCCACGCGCTATGCCGAAGTGGCACCCGCCCACCAGCATTCCCAGATCGCCGTCGTCGAGCGGCTGCTGACCCGCCTGCCACGCGGGGCCCGGGCACTCGACGCGGGCTGCGGCACCGGACGGCCCACCTGTGCGCAGTTGTGTGCGGGCGGGCTGGACGTCACCGGGATCGACGTGTCGGAAGCGATGCTGGCGGCGGCGCGCGCCAACGTGCCCCAGGCCCGGTTCCTTCAACTGGACCTGCTCGGCGAACAGGCCACCGGGCTGGGCACGTTCGATGCCGTGGTCAGCTTCTTCTGCCTGATGAACCTTCCCGAGCCGGTGTTCGTCTCGGCGCTGGCCCGCTTCGCCTCGCTCGCCGGGCGCGACGGAACCGTCGTCGTCGGCGTTCCCGAACGCCCTGGTGACACACCCGTGGAGGGCCTTTACGGGACATATCAGCCACCTCGGTGCACCCGCCAGGACTTGCGGCACCGCGCCGAGCAAGCCGGGCTGGCGGTCGAGGAGATCGAGGTCCGGCCGGGCACCGGCCTCATGGGCGCGGAGGAGGAACACCTCTTCCTGTACGCCCGGCCGGTCCCGCCGGGGGCCTCGGCCGCGTCCCCTGCGGATCACTCCGGGTAG